TACGACAAGGGGCTGGACAAGATTCTAAAAAAAGTCGGAGAAGAAGCGACAGAAGTGGTCATTGCGGCTAAAAATGCTGACAAGGACGAGATGGCCAATGAAACCGCTGATCTGCTCTACCATCTGGCGGTCGCTCTCGTCGAAACTGGCGTCAGTCTGGATCAGGTAGAGGCCGTCCTCCAGGCCCGACAGGGCAAGCAGAGCCGGATTCATGATCGACCTGAAATTGACCATTACTAAAGGGACACAAGATTTGCAGAAAGGCGGTCCAGCATGCGCGACAACCATCTTCATACCTATTTTTCCTATGATTCTGAGGCGGATTTCTGTGACTATCTGGACCATTACGAGGGCGAGATTGTCACCACTGAGCACTATGATTTGTCCAATCCCTACCCTTACGAAGCTGCCTCGCCCCACGATGATGTGCCTGACTATGAGGCCTATTCAGCAAAAATAGCAGAGCTGAACCAGCAATATGGCAACCGCATTAAAAAGGGGATTGAAATTGGCTATTACGCTCCGCGTAAGGACGATATTCTAGCTTTCCTAACGGACAAGGAATACGACCTCAAGCTCTTATCTGTCCACCACAATGGCAGTTTTGACTATCTGGAAGATCCGGTCTTGCAGCTGGATAAGATGGAGTTAATTCCCCGCTACCTGAGAGAGTTAGAAGAGGCTATCGAAGCTGTGCCAGCAGATGTACTAGCTCACTTTGACTATGGTTTCCGAAAATTTGCGCTTACCGTAGAGGAGTTAAAAACTTTTGAACCAGAGCTGCGACAGCTTTTTCACAAGATGATTGATTATGGTCTGGCCTTTGAGCTCAACTGCAAGTCCATGTATCTGTACGGCCACGAGGAACTCTATATCTATGCTCTTTCGCTAGTCAAGGAGCTGGGCGGTCAGCGCTTTTCAGTGGGATCAGATGGCCACAAGCTGGAGCATTTCCGCTTGCAGTTTGACCGAGTTTCCAAAATCTTAGCAGAGGCTGGCATAGGTGAGGAGCAGTTGATCTAGAAGGAGAAATCATGACTGAGATTAGGTCCTTAAAATCAGAGGAAATCCCGCTCTTAGAGGAATTTATTTACCAAGCTATTTTTATCCCTCAAGGTCTAGAGCCGCTACCCAGAAGTATATTGAATGAACCAGAACTAGAGATGTATATCAAGGATTTTGGTCAACAGCCAGATGATTGGGCTTTAGCAGTAGAAGTGGCCGGCCAGCTGGTCGGAGCTGTTTGGGTTCGGATTATGAAAGATTACGGCTATTATGACGACCGGACTCCCTCTCTGTCCATTTCATTCCTGCCTGAGTTCAGGGGTCAAGGTCTAGGGCAGCAGTTGATGACGGCCATGCTGGACTTACTCAAGTCCAAAGGCTACCCAAGTGTTTCCCTCTCCGTTTCCAAAGACAATCCTGCCGTTGGCTTTTATCAAAGACTGGGCTTTGTTACGGTTGAAGAGAGGGAAGATGATTATTTGATGTTGTGCCGATTGTAATAAGAAAAGAAAACTCATGAAACTAGAACGATTAATCTATATTTTGCTAGCCCTTTTGAATAAGAGACAGATAACGGCTAAAGAAATTGCTGAACGTTTTGAAATATCTACCCGCACAGTATATCGAGATATGGATACGCTAAGCTTAGCCGGAATCCCTATCTACTCTGAACGTGGAGATAAGGGCGGCTTTTATATACCTGATGACTACAAGATGGACAGCAGCTTTTTCACAGAAGAAGA
This window of the Streptococcus sanguinis genome carries:
- the hisE gene encoding phosphoribosyl-ATP diphosphatase, with the protein product MLAKLYQEALNRKKEPKEGSYTSYLYDKGLDKILKKVGEEATEVVIAAKNADKDEMANETADLLYHLAVALVETGVSLDQVEAVLQARQGKQSRIHDRPEIDHY
- a CDS encoding PHP domain-containing protein, which encodes MRDNHLHTYFSYDSEADFCDYLDHYEGEIVTTEHYDLSNPYPYEAASPHDDVPDYEAYSAKIAELNQQYGNRIKKGIEIGYYAPRKDDILAFLTDKEYDLKLLSVHHNGSFDYLEDPVLQLDKMELIPRYLRELEEAIEAVPADVLAHFDYGFRKFALTVEELKTFEPELRQLFHKMIDYGLAFELNCKSMYLYGHEELYIYALSLVKELGGQRFSVGSDGHKLEHFRLQFDRVSKILAEAGIGEEQLI
- a CDS encoding GNAT family N-acetyltransferase → MTEIRSLKSEEIPLLEEFIYQAIFIPQGLEPLPRSILNEPELEMYIKDFGQQPDDWALAVEVAGQLVGAVWVRIMKDYGYYDDRTPSLSISFLPEFRGQGLGQQLMTAMLDLLKSKGYPSVSLSVSKDNPAVGFYQRLGFVTVEEREDDYLMLCRL